The Fibrobacter sp. UWEL DNA window TGAAAGTGATGAATGTACCGAAGATGCTAACGGCAACTGCACCGGCGTTGTAGACGGTAAGGGCATTGTAGTAATCTCCGGCGGCAACATTACCGTGAACGCCGGCGATGACGGCATTCAGGCTTACAACTACGTGATGGTCAGCGACTCTACGGAGGCTGCAACTGTTAGCGTCAAGTCTACGGGCAAGGGCATCGTTTCGGACAATCTGGTTTATATGAACGGCGGTACCGTTACGGTGGACGCAACGGATGATGGCCTCCACTCTGGTTTGAACATCTGGATGAACGCCGGTAACGTGACGATCTCTACTAAGGACGATGGCATTCACGCTGACTCCACCTTGTATCTGAACGGCTCCACTGTCAATGTGAAGACTGCTTACGAAGGCATGGAAGCATTCTACATCCGCGCTCAGGCTGGCATTACTTCTACCTACGGCACCGATGACGGCTGGAATGCAGCAGGTGGCACTGACAATAATTCCTCCAATACGGGTAACCAGGGCTGGGCCATGGGCGGTGGCGGCATGATGAGCTCCTCCAAGGGCTACATTGTGGTAAGCGGTGGCTATCACTACATTAGCGCTTCCGGTAACGACATCGACGTGCTGGATGCAAATGGAACTGCAACTCAGACTGGTGGCGTATTGATTCTTGAAATTCCCACTAGCACCAGTGGCGGCATGCAGATGGCTCCGGGCGGAAATTGGGGTGGCAGTAGCTCTGGATCTGGCTGCTCTACCAATATGGCCGGCGGCTTGATCGATACGGATAACGGCTTTACCATTACGGGCGGTGTCCTGATTGGTTTCGGCAGCCGTACTGAAGAATATCCCAGCTGTTCTGCTACTAGCTACACCAGCAGCAATTACTATGGCGCTTCTAACGCAGCCGCAAAGCCACAGGGTTCCGGCAGCATGGTAATCTATGGCGGTGACGTAAAGTCCGTTGCTCAGGTGGAAACCTCCGGCATGACTGAAATCAAATTCCCCAATGGCGTAAGCTACATGTACAAATAGTCCTCAAAAACTTGTATCCATCCATCCGAGCTCTCCCGTGAATGCGGGAGGGCTTTTGTTATACTTGTAATGAACAAAGAGGTCGTTATGAAAAAGTTCTTCAGTGTTTTTGGATCCATCGCTATTGCCGCATGCCTTACCGCCTGCAACGAACAGAAAACAGAACCTGCTCAAAAGATGGATGCTGCACAACCTGCATCTTCCAAGAATCTCGTGATTTACTATTCGCAGGGTGGAACCACCAAGAAGGTGGCTGAAGAATTTGCCAAGCAGCTGAACGCGGGTTCTGTGGAGTTGAAGCTGGTGAAAGATTATCCCTCCACTTATGACAGCACCATTGTGGCTGTCCGCGGGGAACGCGAATCCAAACAGTGGCCCGCTCTTCAGAATCCCAAGGTGGACCTTGCCGCTTACGATACCATCTACGTGGGCGCTCCCATCATGTTTGGCTTCTATGCGCCGCCCATGTACACCTTCCTGGATTCCAATGACCTGAGTGGAAAGGTGGTGGTGCCTTTCTGCACTTACGGAAGCGGCGGCCGTCTGGCTAGTGCCAAGGAGTTAAAGGCTCTGGAACCCAATGCCAATGTGGTTCTTTCCTATGGTATTTCCAATCGCCGCGCTAATAATCCCGAAGTGAATTTGGCTGAAGAAATTGAAAAGCACATCGCTGCAGTTCGTGCCGGTACGGATGAGGAAGCTTTCGTAGGCGCTTATGGCGACTTGCGTGTTCCCTCCGAAGAAGATCTGGCTGTATTTGCGGAAGCTACGAAGGATTATGGCTACTTGAACTTAACGCCCATTAGCGTTGCATCTCAGGTGGTTGCTGGGATGAATTACGTTTTCACCTGCAATATGAAAGCCTTCGGTGAGGAAATGCCTGCCTGGGTGAAAATCTTCAAGCCCCTGCCTGGCCGTGGCCCTGCCCAGCTCATCAGCGTGGATAAGTGATGCAAGGGGCTCTGCCCCTTGGAACCCCGAACAAAGAAATGCGCCATCACAAGCGAAGCTTGTTTGGCTTTTTCTTTGTTGTTGAGGGGTACTAAAGTACCTCCTCAATTATGTAGGGTGGGATTAGGAGAAAATTCCGTACATAAACTGATGGCAGATGTCGAAGGCTTCGCGGTCTGTCAGTTTAATGAGCCCGTTTAGATGGGCCTGCACGCTGGAGTTGATGACTCCCAGGAAAGAGTAGGCGTAACGCTGGTGGCGGCCTTTCATGTTGCCGTGATCTTGACTTGCGGCAAGGAACAGTTCCATCAGTGCGTTCAGCTGTTTTTCGTAAAGAGGCTTCACTTCGTCGTGGATGTCCCCTTCGTCAGGCGTGTTCACCATGGTGGAAAACCAGGCGTAAAATTCGGGATTTCGCTTGGCCAGATCGAAGTAGACGCGAGCGACGTTTTCCAGAGTCTTGACGATATCGTGATCGTATGTGACGGCGGCGTTGAACTGGTTCCAGAAACTTTCCAGGTTTGTGGTGAGTACGGCATTCAGGAGACCTCGCTTGTTCCCGAAGTAATGGTACAGCGTGGGCTTGCCAACGCCTGCGGCGTCCGCAACTTTCTGCACGCCGGTAGCGTCGTAACCTTCCTTACGGAAAAGGATCAGGGCCTGCTGTAACAAAACTTCTTTCGTACTCATGACCTACAATATACCTTTATATACCACTAGGTATAAGGATGCATCCCCACTTGGACGGAATTTGCAGGGTGAGAATGCGAGTGCTTGAACCCCCGCTGGGAATCAAGGTCTTGTGAGGATTCATGAGGTCCGCCCATTTCGGGGGAATACTGCCGCACCCGAAATGCTTCCGCAGGTCTATCTCGAATTGGACGGGCGCATCCTGCAGGTTGGCGACAACCAGAACGTCTCCGTCCTGATGGGTGCGCCAGAAAGCCAGCTGTCGCGAATGTACAAATTCCTGCTGGTAGCCGCCTTCCCGAAGGGCGCTGGAATCTTGCCGGACGCTTGCCAGATGGCGTATAACTGCAAGAAGATTTTCCTTGCCGGGACGGGACTTGGCCTGAGTTTCCCCGAGGGAGCCTTCGAACAGAATGTTGCCATTCTCTACGTGCATGGCGGGTCTTAAATTCCAGTCATCGCTCCCGCCTTTCGTTGCGTCCAGCCCGAATTCCTCGCCATAGTAGAGCGTGGGAACGCCTGGCAGCGTATAGAATAAAAAGTGTTGCAGGTAGTTGTCCGCCTTATTTTTCAGTACGCTGTAAATGCGGCTCACGTCATGATTCTCGTTAAATAACTGGAGCCTGGAATTCCTGCAGATTCCGCTCTTATCATCAAAGAATCGATTCAGGTTGTAAGCCAGTTCAAACATGTTTCCATCGTTGATGGAACTCCAGAGGGATTTGTAAGTCTGGTAGTTGGTGACGGAATTCAGGCCGGCGTCTAGCCATCGCGTGGGATCGCCGAATACAACTTCTCCCATCATCCAGAAATCGGGTCGCTTCCGGTGGCAAGCGTCAGCCAGATGTTTCAGGAATCCAAGGTCCATATTCTCGGCGGCGTCCAGGCGAACTCCGTCAATGTCGAATTCGTCCATCCAGTATTCCGCACAATGGATCAGCTCCCGCTCCACCTCGGGATTCTGCAGGTTGAACGCGGGCAGTTCCTGGAAACCGGCCCAGCAGTCTACCGTAAATGTATCGCCGCAAAGGTTGGGCTTGTCAAAATTTGGGTTTCTGTACCAGGCGGCGTAGGGAGAGTTTCGCCCCTTCTCCCGCAGGTCCTTATAAGCAAAATGATGTCGGGAGGAATGATTCCATACCGCATCCAGATACACATGGAAACCCGCCTCATGGAAGTCGCGGACCATCTGTTTCAAATCCTCGTTGTTTCCCAGGCGCGGGTCGACCTGGTACATATCCGTCACGTCGTAACCGTGGGTTTCGCTCTTGAAAATGGGCCCCAGCATAATGGAATCCATTCGCAGACTTTGCATGTGGGGGATGATGCTAGTGAGTTCGCGGATGTTGCCGTTCCTTAAAGCCCCTAGAGGGAAAACGTGGTAAATATGGTTTGGCCTCATGATTCACTCCTTGAAAAAGTGTTATACCGTTCGGTATAATAATTTAGTATACCGATTGGTATATTGTCAAGGCGGGGTCGAAAAAAAGAAGCGCCGGTTAAGGCGCTTCCAGAGTGATTAAGATCTAACGGTTTGTTTTAGATGTTGTTACCCTGTTTCTGTCGGTGACGGTATTCTGCAGTGGCTGTAAAGATGACGTCGCTGCTGGAATTCAGGGCGGTTTCCATGGAGTCCTGTACAACGCCCAGGATAAAGCCTACGGCAACGGCCTGCATGGAAATGTCTCCGCTGATTCCAAGAATGGAGCAGGTCATGGGAATGAGGAACAGGGATCCGCCGGCAACACCAGATGCTCCACAGGCGCCGAAGGCACTCATGATGCAAAGGATGCATGCGGTGGGAAAATCAACGTGGATTCCCAAGGTGTTTGCTACAGCCAGTGTCATGACTGCGATGGTTACGGCAGCGCCGCACATGTTGATTGTACAGCCTAGGGGAATAGAAACGGAATAGAAGTCTTTTTCCAGGCCTAGACGTTCACAGAGTGCCATGTTTACGGGAACATTTGCAGCCGAACTGCGGGTGAAGAATGCCGTGATGCCGCTGTCGCGGAGGCAACGGAAAACAAGCGGATAGGGATTCTTGCGTAGGTAGATCCCGACAATGAGGGGATTTAGAATCAGGCCGACAACCAGCATGCAGCCTACCAACAGGGCAAGCAGTTTACCATAGTCCGCGAAGATGCTCATACCGTTTTCGGAAACAGAAGAAAATACCAGGCCCATAATGCCGAAGGGTGCCATCTGGATAATCCAGCGGATGACTTGGGTGATTGCGGCGGATGTATCGGTAATGACGGTGATGCAGTGGTCGGCGGGGAGTTTCTTTAAGGCGAATCCGAATACAATGGACCAGAAGAGTATACCGATGTAGTTTGCTCCTGCAAGAGCCGCAACGGGGTTCTGTACGCAGTTCTTGACTAGATTGGTGAGTACTTCTCCTATGCCGCTTGGGGCTGCACCTTCTGCTGCGGAAATGGAAAGTTTCATGCTGACGGGGAAAATCTCGCTGCCAAGAGCGGCGATGGCGGCGGCACTAAGGGAACTGATGATGTAAAGGATGATAACTCGGCGGAAACGACTTCCGATGCCATCTCCGGCACCAGCGATGGAACTTGCTACCAAGGCGAAAACAAGAATTGGGGCTGCGCCCTTTAGTGCGCCGACAAAGATCGTGCCTAGAATGCCGATGGCGCTGATTTGCGGTGCCAACAATCCAAGTGTAGCGCCAAGAATGAGACCGGCGACAATTCGGATAATGAGGCTGAGCTCAACCCATTTCTTTACAAGGCGTTTCATATTTAGTCCTTCTATTTTTTTGTGAAATATAGTATCTGTTTAGTTTTACTAATATTGCTCCCATGCTTTTTGAAGATATTATCAACGAACATTATGAGCCTCGTGAATATCCCGCGTTGGCGTATCTTGCTGATTTGTGGGTTCGCAACCGTCCCTTTGAGGGCTTGAAGGTTCTGGTAGGTACCCCGATTTATCGAAACACCCTTTTGCAGTACCGTACACTCATGGCAGGTGGTGCCGAGGTGTTCGTTGGTTATTCCTCTGTCATGCCCTATGATGCAAAGATCATTTCCTGCCTGAAGGAAAATGGGGTGGCTGTGGTGAATGCCGAAGACGTAAAGAACGGTTCCGTTGCCGATGATTTCGACTTGATTCTGGATTGTGCCGGCCAGTTCTCCTTCTGCAATCCTCGAAAGGGCTTTGTGGAATTGACCCGCAGTGGCGTGCAGTTCTTTGAAAAATCCCAGTTCCCGGTTTATGTGGCCGATAGCGGTATAGTCAAGCGAATTGAAACAACGCTTGGTACTGGCGATGGCTATTTCAGGGCTTTGGAACAGTTGAATTATCACGACTTCGAAAATAAGAAGCTGGTGGTTTTCGGTAGCGGTAAGGTGGGCTGCGGAATTGCTCTCCAGGGTGTTCGTCGTGGAATGCAGGTGACCACCATTACGGATACAAAGAATCGCAATTCCAGTACAGACTTTTCCCATGTGCTGGAAAATAACGACGTGACTATCGTGGATTATCAGAATGAAAAGGCCGTGCTGGAATCGGTGGAAAATTCTGACTACATGGTTACTGCAACGGGCATCAAGAGCGCTCTGACTCTTTCTGTGGTTCAATTCCTCCAAGGCAATACGAAGGTGGTTTGCGCCAATATGGGCGTGGAAGATGAATACGGAACCTTGGTTTCTGCATTCCGCGTGCTGAACAGGAAGGCTCCTCTGAATTTCATTCTGGAAGAGCCCACTCACCTGAAGTACATTGATGCAAGTCTTGCACTCCATGCGGCTCTTGCAGAACGCCTGCTGGAAGATTTGAATCGTGGTGACAAGTTCCTGGGCCCCCGTGATCCCGCGGGAGACATTGAGCAGCGCCTTTTGGTGACCACCATCCAGAATGGTGAAATTGGCCCGGAAGTCTGCGACATGCTCCGCTAGGAAATCCCGAATCACGCAATAAAAAAATAAGGAGGTCTTTTAAGGCCTCCTGCTTTGTTTAGGGATTTTGTGGTTATATTTGTGAAAAAGGTTTATCAGGTTTTTATGTCTCGTATTTTTTCTTTCCGTACATTTGCAGGCGCTTTGTTGACCGCCTCCTTATTTGCAGGCGCCGCTTTTGCTGTGGATATTGTTGCTACCACGTCTTCTGGCGTAGCTGTAATTCTTCACGATAATGGTCGCTGGGAATATTATCAGAACAACAAGAACGTTCGTGATGTTCGCCCCACCTCCATTCCGGAAGATGCCAAGTTTGAAATTTCCATCGCCTACGAAAGCGTGGATAAGCTGAAGAAAGATATCCGTATGGCTATGGATGCGGAATTTGCAACCGAAGAAGAAATCAAGGATAGCCTGCGTTCCGTGCCCAAGGGCGGCATCGTCTATTTCCAGGTTCCCACCAACCAGATTAAACCGGGCATGCCCCGCGATTTGACTTATTACATATACGACAAGGGTAAAAATCCTGTATTTTCCAAGTCCGCCAGGGATACGGAAGCTACTCCCAGCGAAGACAAGGGCATCTCTAATTTGCTGGTAGTGCCTCTCTTTGCAAAGCCCAAGTCTGCAGTTTTAAAGGCTAAGGTCATTAGCGAAAGCACTCGCTCCACTCTCGAATTTGACATTCCGGTGAAGTAATGAAATTCGCCGTAGTCGATTTGGAAACCACTGGCGGTACTCCTGAAAATGGACGCATTACCGAAGTGGGTATTGTCCTGTTGGATGATTTTGAAGTTGTTGGAACCTACCAGAAATTGCTGGACCCGGGAATGCCCATCCAGCCCTTTGTGGTAAAACTCACCGGCATTACGGATGAAATGGTTTCCGGCCAGCCCCAGTTTAACGATGTGGCAGAAGAAATCGCGGAACTGATTCAGGATCGAATCTTCGTGGCGCACAATGTGCAGTTCGATTGCAAGTTCCTTTGTGCGGAAATGCGTCGGGCCTGCATCAAGCTGAATCCGCCCCGCCTCTGCACCGTCAAACTTTCCCGCAAGTTCTTCCCGGGATTCCCCAGCTACAGCTTGCACAATCTCATAGAATCTCTGGAACTTCCGGATTTCAATCATCACCGCGCATTAGCAGACGCTATGGCCGCCGCAGAAATTCTGAAGCTATGCCTCCAGAAAGTCGGCCCCGAAAAACTCCGCAAGGAAATCCGCAACATCCCTAAGGGTAAAACGCTTTAACCATCAGGTTCCAAGGGGCAGAGCCCCTTGCATCCAAATACTTCCTGCCTGCATATCTAGATATATTTTGTGGAGACGCTTTAGCGTCCCACAAACAAAAAAGGGGGCCCGGCCCCCTTGCATCATATTAAACCTGCTTTATGCTTCATCTTGAGGATGCGAGCGCAGGATTCCTCCACCCGCTTGCGGTACTTCGCATTCTGCAGCGCCATCACAGATAAATAGTTGATCATATCCACACCCTTCTTGGGGAAGGTGGTCATGAACATGTCATTTCCAGAGGTAAGCGCCGTCTGTACCAGTTTCTTGAAGTCTTTAGCCGGATAATTCTTTCCCTTCACTCGTTCCGTCCCGCTAATCCAAGCTCGCAGGGAAACGCCCCACAAGTCATCTGTCAGGATTACGGTTTCGGGAGACATCATGCGGGCGCGCTTCACGATTTGCGGTTCAAACACCGCAGGACGATTGGACACGCGGACAAATCGCACGCTACTCATCATGGTGACGGGAATATCATTGGCCAACGTCTTGAAAAAAGCAATGTTCTTGGAAATGCTTTTCTTGGGAGTGGCACTAATGGCAATCTGGTGGTCGCTATTGGTCCAGGAGTCATATCCCGGGAAATGCTTGGACACGCAAATGATTCCGCTTTCTCGCATGCCCTGCACGAAGGCTCTAACCTTAGGTGCATTTGTGGTATCAAAACCCCAGGACCTGTGGGACTCTTCCATAAAGGACTGCTTCCCGCGGCTGTCTTTGGACGGGTCCAGTACCGGAGCCAGGTTCATGTTGATACCCAGCTTGTGAAGCTCCTGCCCAATTTGTGCTGCGATATTTCGAATGGAATCTTCGCTCATCTTGCGCATGGCTTTTGCGCTAGGGGTACGTTCCCACTTAGGATCGATGTTTCCGATTCGATTCACGCGGCCGCCTTCCTGGTCTACGGCAACTACGGGAGGAATCTTCATTTCACGATTGACGGTCTCAATGTTCTTCTTGAACTTTTCCAGATCCTTCAAGTGGTTTTTCATCACCAGGTAGCCGCCAAATTCGTGCTTCAGCATAAAGTCGGCAGGGGTCATGTAGACCATCACCATCTGGGCAGCCTTCTGCTTGATGGTCATGGAATTCCATAAGGGCATCAGCTCGCAGGGAAGGTTGTAAGGCGTTTCTGCCTCGTTGCAATCCGCAGTGGCCGCGACGTTATTTTCCGCGACGTTATTCCCCTCGACGGATTCGCTGACCGCGGATTCTTCCGTGCTGGCGGTTGACTCTGGAGAGCCTGCAGTATCAGGCTGCACCTGCATAACGGCGCTATCCAGAGCAGTAGGAATTGCAACTTCCTGCGTAGCAGAAGAATCCTGCGCAAGTCCTGCGCAGAACATTCCAAACACCAATGTAACAGTTGCTCTAAGATTCATTACGGAACGTAATCTTCAGCGGCGCCCTTATCAGCGGATGTCTTCTTGGCTCCCCAGCGGCGAGGCTTGAATTCCC harbors:
- a CDS encoding PolC-type DNA polymerase III encodes the protein MKFAVVDLETTGGTPENGRITEVGIVLLDDFEVVGTYQKLLDPGMPIQPFVVKLTGITDEMVSGQPQFNDVAEEIAELIQDRIFVAHNVQFDCKFLCAEMRRACIKLNPPRLCTVKLSRKFFPGFPSYSLHNLIESLELPDFNHHRALADAMAAAEILKLCLQKVGPEKLRKEIRNIPKGKTL
- a CDS encoding glycoside hydrolase family 3 N-terminal domain-containing protein → MNLRATVTLVFGMFCAGLAQDSSATQEVAIPTALDSAVMQVQPDTAGSPESTASTEESAVSESVEGNNVAENNVAATADCNEAETPYNLPCELMPLWNSMTIKQKAAQMVMVYMTPADFMLKHEFGGYLVMKNHLKDLEKFKKNIETVNREMKIPPVVAVDQEGGRVNRIGNIDPKWERTPSAKAMRKMSEDSIRNIAAQIGQELHKLGINMNLAPVLDPSKDSRGKQSFMEESHRSWGFDTTNAPKVRAFVQGMRESGIICVSKHFPGYDSWTNSDHQIAISATPKKSISKNIAFFKTLANDIPVTMMSSVRFVRVSNRPAVFEPQIVKRARMMSPETVILTDDLWGVSLRAWISGTERVKGKNYPAKDFKKLVQTALTSGNDMFMTTFPKKGVDMINYLSVMALQNAKYRKRVEESCARILKMKHKAGLI
- a CDS encoding alpha-amylase family glycosyl hydrolase, translated to MRPNHIYHVFPLGALRNGNIRELTSIIPHMQSLRMDSIMLGPIFKSETHGYDVTDMYQVDPRLGNNEDLKQMVRDFHEAGFHVYLDAVWNHSSRHHFAYKDLREKGRNSPYAAWYRNPNFDKPNLCGDTFTVDCWAGFQELPAFNLQNPEVERELIHCAEYWMDEFDIDGVRLDAAENMDLGFLKHLADACHRKRPDFWMMGEVVFGDPTRWLDAGLNSVTNYQTYKSLWSSINDGNMFELAYNLNRFFDDKSGICRNSRLQLFNENHDVSRIYSVLKNKADNYLQHFLFYTLPGVPTLYYGEEFGLDATKGGSDDWNLRPAMHVENGNILFEGSLGETQAKSRPGKENLLAVIRHLASVRQDSSALREGGYQQEFVHSRQLAFWRTHQDGDVLVVANLQDAPVQFEIDLRKHFGCGSIPPKWADLMNPHKTLIPSGGSSTRILTLQIPSKWGCILIPSGI
- a CDS encoding flavodoxin, with translation MKKFFSVFGSIAIAACLTACNEQKTEPAQKMDAAQPASSKNLVIYYSQGGTTKKVAEEFAKQLNAGSVELKLVKDYPSTYDSTIVAVRGERESKQWPALQNPKVDLAAYDTIYVGAPIMFGFYAPPMYTFLDSNDLSGKVVVPFCTYGSGGRLASAKELKALEPNANVVLSYGISNRRANNPEVNLAEEIEKHIAAVRAGTDEEAFVGAYGDLRVPSEEDLAVFAEATKDYGYLNLTPISVASQVVAGMNYVFTCNMKAFGEEMPAWVKIFKPLPGRGPAQLISVDK
- a CDS encoding TetR/AcrR family transcriptional regulator, whose translation is MSTKEVLLQQALILFRKEGYDATGVQKVADAAGVGKPTLYHYFGNKRGLLNAVLTTNLESFWNQFNAAVTYDHDIVKTLENVARVYFDLAKRNPEFYAWFSTMVNTPDEGDIHDEVKPLYEKQLNALMELFLAASQDHGNMKGRHQRYAYSFLGVINSSVQAHLNGLIKLTDREAFDICHQFMYGIFS
- the sstT gene encoding serine/threonine transporter SstT; amino-acid sequence: MKRLVKKWVELSLIIRIVAGLILGATLGLLAPQISAIGILGTIFVGALKGAAPILVFALVASSIAGAGDGIGSRFRRVIILYIISSLSAAAIAALGSEIFPVSMKLSISAAEGAAPSGIGEVLTNLVKNCVQNPVAALAGANYIGILFWSIVFGFALKKLPADHCITVITDTSAAITQVIRWIIQMAPFGIMGLVFSSVSENGMSIFADYGKLLALLVGCMLVVGLILNPLIVGIYLRKNPYPLVFRCLRDSGITAFFTRSSAANVPVNMALCERLGLEKDFYSVSIPLGCTINMCGAAVTIAVMTLAVANTLGIHVDFPTACILCIMSAFGACGASGVAGGSLFLIPMTCSILGISGDISMQAVAVGFILGVVQDSMETALNSSSDVIFTATAEYRHRQKQGNNI